DNA sequence from the Aliidongia dinghuensis genome:
CGTCAGCGAGACCACGGCCGAAACCATGATGGTCACGGTCACCGTGACCGCGAACTCGTGGAACAGGCGGCCGATGATGCCGCCCATGAGCAGGAGCGGGATGAAGACCGCGATGAGCGACAGGCTGATCGAGACGATGGTGAAGCCGATTTCGCCGGCACCCTTGAGTGCCGCGTCGAGCGGCTTCATGCCCTCTTCCAGGTGACGCACGATGTTCTCGATCATCACGATCGCGTCGTCGACGACGAATCCCACCGAGATGGTGAGTGCCATCAGCGACAGATTGTCGAGGCTGTAGCCGACGACATACATGACGGCGCACGTGCCGACGAGCGAGACCGGCACCGTGATGCTCGGGATGACCGTCGCCCAGAAATTCCGCAGGAACACGAAGATGACCATGACGACGAGCCCCACGGTCAGCATGAGCGTGAACTGCACGTCGGAGACCGAGGCGCGGATCGTCTGGGTGCGATCCGAGATGATGTTGACATCGATCTGAGGCGGCATCGCCGCGCGCAGGCGCGGCAGGGCGGCCATCACGGAATTGACCACGTCGATGACGTTGGCGCCCGGTTGGCGGAACACGCCCAGCGTGATGCCGCGCTTGCCGCTTTGCCAGGAGGCGAGGCGAGTGTTTTCCGGGCCGTCGACCGCCTGGCCCACGTCGCGGATGCGGACGGGCGCGCCGTTGCGATATGCCAGGATGACGTCCTGGTAGTCCTTGGCGATGGTCAGCTGGTCGTTGTTGTAGATCGTGAAGCTCTGGTTGTCGCCGTCGAAGCTGCCCTTGGGCTGGTCGACCGTGACGGTGCCGAGTGTCGTGCGGATGTCCTCGAGGCTCAGGCCCATGCTGGCGAGCTTCGCCGGGTCGATCTGCACGCGCACCGACGGCTTCTGCTGGCCGAACACGCTGACCTGGGAGACGCCGGAGATCTGCGACATCTGCTGGGCAAGCAACGTCTCGGCGGCGTCGTCGACCTCGGTCAGCGGCAGGCTCGGGCTATAGACGGCGAGCAGCAGCACCGGCGCGTCCGCCGGGTTGACCTTGCGATAGGTCGGCGCGTTCGGCAGGTTCTTCGGCAGCTGGCCGGAGGCGGCGTTGATGGCACCCAGCACGTCCGTCGCCGCCGCGTCGATATTGCGGGTGAGATCGAACTGCACCACGACGCTGGTCGAGCCCAAGACGCTCGTCGAGGTGAGCTGCGCCACGCCCGCGATCTGGGCCAGCTGGGTCTCGAGCGGGGTTGCGACCGAGGACGCCATCGTGTCGGGGCTGGCGCCCGGCAGCGAGGCACTGACCTGGATCGTCGGGAAGTCGACCTGCGGCAGCGGGGCGACCGGCAGCAGCGGATATGCCACGGCACCGACGAGGAACAGCCCCGCCATCAGGAGCGAGGTGGCGATCGGGCGCTTGATGAACGGGGTCGAGATGCTCACTTGGCGGCGTCCCCCGGCGCCACGACGTCGGCGGTCTGGGATCCCTGCGGTGTGGCGATGACCTTGCCGCCGACCTTGACCTTGTACTGACCGTCGACCACCACGGTCTCACCGGCGGTGAGACCCTTGTCGACGAGCGCGGTGCCGCCCTGGATCTGGCCGACCGTGACCGTCCGCATCTCGACGGAGTTGTCCGGCCTGATCACCCAGACGAACGTGCCGATCGGCCCGCGCTGGATCGTCTGCGCCGGCACGGTGAGGCCGCCCTTGCGTGTGGCGGTGAGCAGGCGCGCCGACACGAACTCGCCGGGCCAGAGCCGGTTGTCCGGGTTCGGGAAGGTCGCCTTCAGCTTGAGCGTGCCGGTCGTCTGGTCGATCTGATTGTCGATGAGCGCCAAGGTCCCTTCGCCGAGCTTCGTCGAGTCGTCGGCCGAATAGGCGATGACCTTGAGCGGCGTGCCGCCGGCGCGCGCCTCGTTGATCTGGTCCAGCAGGTTTTCCGGCAGCGTGAAGATGACCGAGATCGGATGGGTCTGGGTGATGACCACGAGGCCGCTCGTATCGGTCGCATGCACGATGTTGCCCTGGTCGACCAGCCGGATGCCGGTCAGGCCGTCGAGCGGCGAGGTGATGGTGGTATAGGCGAGATTGACCTTGGCGGCGTCGATCGCCGCCTGATCGGCCGCGACCTGCGCGGTTTGCTGGTCGACGAGTGCCCGCTGGGTGTCGAGCACCTGCTGGCTCACGAACTGCTTGCTGATGAGGCCTTCGTCGCGCGTGAGATCGCGCTTCGCGTTGGCGAGCAGCGCCTCGTCCTTCGCCTTGGCCGCGGTCGCCTGGTCGAGCACTGCGCGATAGGGCCGCGGGTCGATCTGGGCCAGGAGATCGCCGGCCTTGACCTCCTGCCCTTCGGTGAAGGCGACCTTCTCGAGCTGGCCGTCGACGCGCACTTTCACGGTCACGGTATTGAATGCCGAGACGGTGCCGATGCCGGTCTTGAGGATCGGTACGTCCTCGGTCTTGACCTTGCCCGAGACGACCGGGACCGGCGGCGGGCCTTCGGCCGGTCCCTCCGCCGAGGCAGGTGCGCGGCCGGCAAACCAGGCGCCACCCGCCGCGACCAAAGCCACCGCGACTACACCGGGGACCAAAGCCTTACGCATCTCGTTACTCCTGCCGGCCGGCCAGCTGCCCGGCTCGCGAATATTCTGTTGCGGTCACGTATTCTGTCGCGGTCACGACTGGCTGCCGCCCATTCGCCCCCGGCGGTCGCGCGTGGAACAAAATAGCATCTCTCATGCGGTTTCGAGCGGGGAACCTTTGCTGCACTGCAAGCTATGAACGGAGCTGGCATAGACCAAATCGATTAATTATATTGCATGCATGAATGCGACGAATATCGCGGCCGTCGATCTCAACCTATTGAAAGCGTTCGAGGCATTGCTGCGCGAACGGTCGGTGACGCGCGCCGCCGTCTCGATCGGTGTCTCCCAGCCGGCGCTCAGCCATTCCCTCACGCGATTACGCCATCTGTTCGGGGACGAGCTGTTCGTCCGCCTGCCGCACGGCATGGAGCCGACGCCCAAGGCGCATGAGATTGGAATTCTCGTTGAGGTGGCACTCGACCGCATTCGCCGGGCGCTCGATCTGCAACACGGCTTCGACCCCGCGACCACCCGCCGCAGCTTTTCCGCGACCATCAGCGAATATGCCGAGGTGGCGCTCATCGAGCGGCTGATCCGAACGATGGTCGAGCGGGCGCCCAATGCCGACTTGCGCCTGATGCCGCTCGACGTCGCGGCGGCGCCGGAGCAGCTCGACGGCGGCGGCGTCACGCTCGCCATCGGGCATTTCCGCGACCAGGCGCCGCGCTTCGGCCGCCGCCTGATCTATCGCGACCGGCTGAGCGGCCTCGTCCATTGCCGCCATCCGGTACTGGCGGAGCCGCTGACGGCCGAGCGCTATGTCGCCTGGCCGCACATCGTCATGTCGCCGTCGGGCAAGGCGATCCGGGCGATTGACCCGCATCTGGCAGCGCGCGGCCTGAAGCGCCGCGTGGCGGCGACGGTCGGGACCTACCTGGCGCTGCCGCCGGTGCTGCGCACGACGACGATGATCGCGACCCTGCCGCGCATCACTGCCGAGGCCCTGCTGCGTCATGCTGACGACCTGGTCCTGATCGACCTGCCGTTCGTCCAGCTGATCGACGTCTCCATGGTCTGGCACGTCAAGACCGAGGTGGATCCGGCCGAACGCTGGTTTCGCGACCTCGTCGCCGAGGCGGCGCGCCCCCTGGACAGCGAGATCGAGGCCGAAGGGCACGGTGCGGCAGCGGCCGATGGCAGTCCGGGCGACGATCGCGGCTGAAGAGTTTCGACGTGCGGCAGGCCAAGCGGGCGCTCTGCACCATGTGCATCGGCGTGGGCCAGCGCATCGCGATGGTTATTGAGCGTGTGTAATTAATCATCGATCAAGTTAAGGTGGTGCCGGGGTGCGTTCGGCCGCCGGTCAACCGCCGGAAGGGTCAACCGCCGGAAGAACGGTGGTGCACCACCCTCGTGCGCGGACCCGGCCGCAAGGGTTCTCCGCCAGACAGGTCGGGCAGGGAGGTCGGGTCGTTGCTCCTGGGGATCATTCGCACACAAGAACGCGCGGCCATCGGTCTGGCAGGCCTCGCGCTGGTCGTGATCATGAGCGGCAGCCTGGCGCTGGCGCTCCGTGCCCAGAACGCTGTTGCAGAGCGCGAGGCCTGGGTCCGGCACACCTACGAGGTGATCGACAAGCTGGCTGCGCTGCGCATCGCCATCACCGATGCCGAAACGAGCGTGCGCGGCTACGACCTCACCGGCGACGACCGGTTCCTGTCGGCGCTGGCCAAGGCCAATGCCGAGCTCGATCGCCTGCCGGCCGAGCTCGACGCCGAGGTGGCCGACAATCCGGTGCAGCATGAAAGGGTGCATCGCCTGGTCGAGCTGATCGCCGAGCGCCGCGACGGGTTCACGCAGGGCATTGCGCGCTTTCAGGCGAATGGCGCCAAACCGATCACGACTCCTTCGCCGTCGGGCAAGGGGGTCACCGTGATGGCGGAGATCCGGGGGCTCATCGACACGATGCGCCGGACTGAACTGGATCTGCTGGCCGAACGCTCCGCGGCTACCGATAGCGCCAGACGGCAGGGCCTCTGGATCTTCCTCGGTGCCGGCCTGGTCATGCTGCTGGTGATCGCGGCCGCCCTGCTGCTGGTGCGGCGCGAAACGATCCGCCGGGCCGCGGCCGAGGAGGAGGGCCACGCCCGCGAACGGTTGCTCCAGATGATCTTCGACACGGTGCGGGTCGGCATCGGGCTCGTCGGGCCGGACGGCAATCTGCGCCGGATGAACGCGGCCTTCATGACCCTGATGGGCGAGAGCGAGGCCGAGCTCGTCGGCCGGCGACCCGCTTTGTTCGACGAATTCGCCGCCCCCGGCGTCGCGAAGCGTCTGATCGTGCAGCGTCCCGACGGCACCACCCGGACCGTGCTCGCGGTCGCGAGCGGCGTCGTCGACGAGACGAACGGGGTCCGGCTCAAATCGATCACCGACATCACCGCCCTCGAGCAGGCCCAGCAGGAGCTGGCGGCAAGCCATCAGCGGCTCGCGGCCGTCAACGACAGCGTGCTCGACGCCATCGTCACGGTCAATCCGTCGGGCTCGATCGAGAGCTTCAACCGCGCGGCAGAGACGATCTTCGGCTACCCGGCCGACGAGGTCCTCAGGCGCAACGTGCGCATGCTCATGCCCGAGCCCTTTGCCTCCGCGCACGACGGCTATATCGAGCGCTATCTCGAGACCGGCTTCTCGTCGATCATGGGCGTGGTGCGCGAGGTCGAGGGGTTGCGCTCCGACGGCACGATCTTCCCGATGGAGATCGCGCTGACCGAGACCGTGCTGCGCGGCCAGCGCCTGTTCGTGGCCGCAATCCGCGACATCACCGAAAAGCGTGCGCTCGAGCGGGTGAAGAACGAGTTCGTGTCGACCGTGAGCCACGAGCTCCGGACTCCGCTCACCTCGATCTCGGGCGCGCTCGCCCTCATGGCCAAAGGCACGGCGGGTGCGCTGCCCGACAAGGCGCAAAGCCTGGTCGCGATCGCGCGCTCGAACTGCGACCGGCTGGTCCGCCTCATCAACGACATCCTCGACCTGGAACGCATCGAGGCCGGCAAGCTCGTGTTCGAGTTCGCGGGCGTGTCGGTCCCGCGGCTCATCGAGCGGGCGGTCGCCGAGAACCTGGACTATGCCGCGAAATTCCAGGTCACGCTGCAGGTGGTCGGCGACCTGTTCGAGGCCGAGGTCTGGGGCGATGAACATCGCCTCTTGCAGGTGCTGACCAATTTGATCTCGAACGCCGTCAAGTTCTCGCCGGCCGGCAGCACGGTCGAGATCGTGCCGCAACGCTCGTCCGGCATGGTCCATCTGGCGGTCGTCGACCATGGCCGCGGTATTCCGGACGCGTTCAAGCCGCGCATCTTCCAGAAATTTGCCCAGGCCGACGCATCGGACAGCCGCCAGAAGGGCGGCACGGGACTGGGCCTGTCGATCGTCAAGTCGATCATCGAACGCCACGGCGGGCGTATCGGCTTCGAGTCCGAATGGGGTGCTGGTTCGACCTTCTTCGTCGACCTGCCCGAAAAGCGCGGGCGCCTGACCGACCTGGCGCTGCCGGAAGGCGGCGACAAGCGGGTGCTGATCTGCGAGGACGACGACGGCGTGGCGCAGATCCTGAGGGTGCAGCTGGCCGAGGCGGGCTATGCGCCGATCCGCGCCGCCACGGCCGACGAAACCATGCGCCTGCTCGATGCCGGCCGTTTTGATGCCATGACGCTCGACCTGCGCCTGCCCGACGGCGACGGCATCGCCATGCTGCGCCGGATCCGCGCCGACGAGCGCCACGCCAACATGCCGGTCATCGTGATCTCGGCCTGTCTCGACGAACGGGCCGCGGACCACGCGCTTGTCGGCAATGTGCTGGGCGTCGTCGACTGGATCGGCAAGCCGGTCGAAAGCGACCGTCTGCGCCACGCGCTCGACCTGGCGCGCCGCCGCGCGGGCAAGCCGCGCGTGCTCCATGTCGAGGACGATCCGGACATCGTGAAGCTGGTCGAATATGCGCTGCGCGACCAGGCCGACGTGGTTGCGGCCCCCTCGCTGTTCGAGGCACGCCGGCGGCTCGAGGGCGGCGACATCGATCTCGTGATCCTCGACGTGGGCCTGGTCGACGGTTCGGGCCTGGCGCTGCTCGACGACGTCAAGGCCATCAACGGCGACCGGTCGCCACCAACCGTGCTGTTCTCGGCGCAGGAGGTCGATCCCGCCCGGCACGACGAGCTCGTCGCCGTGCTGGTCAAGTCGCAGAGCACGATCGACCAGTTGGCAAGCGTGATCCGCGAGCAGCTCGAGATGCGAGCGAACGGTGCGGCCGAGAGCTGATTTCCACGTGCCGATCATGTAAGATGACGGCAATCGCGCAAACAGGATGGTGGGGAGACGCGTTTTGACGATGCCGGCGAGTAACGGGGCAGAAACCGAGCAGGACGCGGAAGCCTTGCTGCGGGGATTGGCCGCCTGGCTGCCCCGGCGCTTCCTGCTCGCGATCGACATCATGCTCGACGTGGCGTTCAACGGCGCCAGCGGCCCGCTGCCGGCCGCTGAGCTCGGCCAGCGCCAGGGGCTCGAGACGCGCAAGCTCGAGGCGATCCTGCAGCGCCTGTCGCGGGCCGGCCTCTTGAAGAGCGTGCGCGGCCCGAACGGCGGCTATCTCCTGGGCAGCGAGCGCGGCAGCATCACGGTCGGTGCCATCGCGCGCGCCATGATGGGCCAGGACAAGCCGACGCCGTTCACGGAATCGCCGTCGCCGACCATGCGCAAAGTCGTGCTGCCGATGGTCGAGCGGGTGCATGAACTGGTGCTGGCCGAATTCGACCGGGTGAGCCTGACCGAGCTCTGTCGCCTGAGCCGGCTCGCGGGCCTTGCCAGCAAGTGCGACGGCATCGTCGATTTCGTGATCTGAAGCACGGATTGCGGCCGGCTCGCTGCGAGCGGAAGCCCGCGGCGGCTAAACCACGCCGCCGGCCAATGCGCCCAGGATCGCGCGGATCACCACCTCGGCGCGCGGCGTCAGGTCCGCGCCTCCGGTCTCGGCCACGAGGTGCGGATGGTGGAAGCGGATGGTAGCGTCGAGCACGAGGCGGGTCGCGGCCTCGAGGTCGGCGACGCGGAACTCGCCGGTGGCGATGCCGTCGGAAATCAACTTGCGAACCATCTGGATCAGATGGTCCAAGTGGTGGGTCGCCACGTCCCGCGCATCCCCGATCAGGCCTTGGTAGGCTCGGAACATCTCCGGGTCGTCCAGCACCTTGCGGCGCTTCGTCTCCATGAGCGTCATGCACCATTGGTGGAGCCGCTCACCCGCCGGGCCTTCGGCCGCCACGATCGCGTCGAGCGGTGCCGTGACGCGCGCGAGCCAGCGCTCGACGATGGCGTTCCGGAGCGCGCCCTTGCTGTCGAAGAAGCGATAGACGTTGGCGTGGCTCATGCCGAGGCTGCGCGCCACGTCGACTACGGCGACCTTGTCCGGCCCATGGCGGCGCAGCAGGGCCTCGGTCGCTTCCAGAATGCGCTCGCGCGTCGCCTCGCTCACGATGGGCCGATCTTTCTCCTGCCGTGCGGCTGATCTTCCGCACGACAGGAGAGTAGGCCGTCCGCTAGCCGTTGAGGAGCGCCATATGCGCGGCGGCGTAGCGCGTGCCGGCCACTTGATCCGGCCGGACGATGCTCTCGAGTTCGGCGAGGTCGGCCGCGGTGAGCGTGAGGTCGGTCGCGGCGATCGCCTCGGCGAGGCGCGACCGCCGCTTGGTGCCGACGAGCGGGACGACGTCCGGCCCGCGCGAGAGCGCCCAGGCGATCGCCACCTGGGCCGGCGTCGTGCCGCGTGCCGCGGCGAAGGCGGCGAGCGCCTCGACGATGGCGTGGTTCTTCGCCAGATTCTCGCCGGCGAAGCGGGGCGCATGGCCGCGGAAGTCGCCGGCCTCGAACGTCTGGCCCGGCTTGACGTCGCCGCCCAGGAGGCCGCGCGACAGCACGCCATAGGCGACGAGCGAGACGCCGAGTTCGCGCAGCGTCGGCAGTACCTCCGCCTCGATCTCCCGATCGATGAGCGAATATTCGATCTCGAGGGCGGCGATCGGATGGATCTTGTGCGCCCGGCGGATCGTCGCGGCCGACGCCTCCGACAGGCCGATGTGCCGGACGTAGCCAGCCTTCACCATGTCGGCGATG
Encoded proteins:
- a CDS encoding efflux RND transporter periplasmic adaptor subunit, which produces MRKALVPGVVAVALVAAGGAWFAGRAPASAEGPAEGPPPVPVVSGKVKTEDVPILKTGIGTVSAFNTVTVKVRVDGQLEKVAFTEGQEVKAGDLLAQIDPRPYRAVLDQATAAKAKDEALLANAKRDLTRDEGLISKQFVSQQVLDTQRALVDQQTAQVAADQAAIDAAKVNLAYTTITSPLDGLTGIRLVDQGNIVHATDTSGLVVITQTHPISVIFTLPENLLDQINEARAGGTPLKVIAYSADDSTKLGEGTLALIDNQIDQTTGTLKLKATFPNPDNRLWPGEFVSARLLTATRKGGLTVPAQTIQRGPIGTFVWVIRPDNSVEMRTVTVGQIQGGTALVDKGLTAGETVVVDGQYKVKVGGKVIATPQGSQTADVVAPGDAAK
- a CDS encoding LysR family transcriptional regulator, whose protein sequence is MNATNIAAVDLNLLKAFEALLRERSVTRAAVSIGVSQPALSHSLTRLRHLFGDELFVRLPHGMEPTPKAHEIGILVEVALDRIRRALDLQHGFDPATTRRSFSATISEYAEVALIERLIRTMVERAPNADLRLMPLDVAAAPEQLDGGGVTLAIGHFRDQAPRFGRRLIYRDRLSGLVHCRHPVLAEPLTAERYVAWPHIVMSPSGKAIRAIDPHLAARGLKRRVAATVGTYLALPPVLRTTTMIATLPRITAEALLRHADDLVLIDLPFVQLIDVSMVWHVKTEVDPAERWFRDLVAEAARPLDSEIEAEGHGAAAADGSPGDDRG
- a CDS encoding PAS domain S-box protein, yielding MLLGIIRTQERAAIGLAGLALVVIMSGSLALALRAQNAVAEREAWVRHTYEVIDKLAALRIAITDAETSVRGYDLTGDDRFLSALAKANAELDRLPAELDAEVADNPVQHERVHRLVELIAERRDGFTQGIARFQANGAKPITTPSPSGKGVTVMAEIRGLIDTMRRTELDLLAERSAATDSARRQGLWIFLGAGLVMLLVIAAALLLVRRETIRRAAAEEEGHARERLLQMIFDTVRVGIGLVGPDGNLRRMNAAFMTLMGESEAELVGRRPALFDEFAAPGVAKRLIVQRPDGTTRTVLAVASGVVDETNGVRLKSITDITALEQAQQELAASHQRLAAVNDSVLDAIVTVNPSGSIESFNRAAETIFGYPADEVLRRNVRMLMPEPFASAHDGYIERYLETGFSSIMGVVREVEGLRSDGTIFPMEIALTETVLRGQRLFVAAIRDITEKRALERVKNEFVSTVSHELRTPLTSISGALALMAKGTAGALPDKAQSLVAIARSNCDRLVRLINDILDLERIEAGKLVFEFAGVSVPRLIERAVAENLDYAAKFQVTLQVVGDLFEAEVWGDEHRLLQVLTNLISNAVKFSPAGSTVEIVPQRSSGMVHLAVVDHGRGIPDAFKPRIFQKFAQADASDSRQKGGTGLGLSIVKSIIERHGGRIGFESEWGAGSTFFVDLPEKRGRLTDLALPEGGDKRVLICEDDDGVAQILRVQLAEAGYAPIRAATADETMRLLDAGRFDAMTLDLRLPDGDGIAMLRRIRADERHANMPVIVISACLDERAADHALVGNVLGVVDWIGKPVESDRLRHALDLARRRAGKPRVLHVEDDPDIVKLVEYALRDQADVVAAPSLFEARRRLEGGDIDLVILDVGLVDGSGLALLDDVKAINGDRSPPTVLFSAQEVDPARHDELVAVLVKSQSTIDQLASVIREQLEMRANGAAES
- a CDS encoding RrF2 family transcriptional regulator, producing the protein MPASNGAETEQDAEALLRGLAAWLPRRFLLAIDIMLDVAFNGASGPLPAAELGQRQGLETRKLEAILQRLSRAGLLKSVRGPNGGYLLGSERGSITVGAIARAMMGQDKPTPFTESPSPTMRKVVLPMVERVHELVLAEFDRVSLTELCRLSRLAGLASKCDGIVDFVI
- a CDS encoding TetR family transcriptional regulator gives rise to the protein MSEATRERILEATEALLRRHGPDKVAVVDVARSLGMSHANVYRFFDSKGALRNAIVERWLARVTAPLDAIVAAEGPAGERLHQWCMTLMETKRRKVLDDPEMFRAYQGLIGDARDVATHHLDHLIQMVRKLISDGIATGEFRVADLEAATRLVLDATIRFHHPHLVAETGGADLTPRAEVVIRAILGALAGGVV
- a CDS encoding aldo/keto reductase, whose protein sequence is MQQRFLGTNGPRVSAIGLGCMGMSGVYGAADDQESVATIRAALDAGINLLNTGDFYGMGHNESLVREAIRGRRDQAFVAVKFGALRGPDGSFVGFDARPAALKTFLTYTLQRLGTDHVDLYQPARIDPAVPVEETVGAIADMVKAGYVRHIGLSEASAATIRRAHKIHPIAALEIEYSLIDREIEAEVLPTLRELGVSLVAYGVLSRGLLGGDVKPGQTFEAGDFRGHAPRFAGENLAKNHAIVEALAAFAAARGTTPAQVAIAWALSRGPDVVPLVGTKRRSRLAEAIAATDLTLTAADLAELESIVRPDQVAGTRYAAAHMALLNG